A part of Palaemon carinicauda isolate YSFRI2023 chromosome 8, ASM3689809v2, whole genome shotgun sequence genomic DNA contains:
- the LOC137645418 gene encoding uncharacterized protein codes for MKREATFRDVIGQPTEEESKDEIERKRKETQDMKHRLSEEVELNRIKDNKIQQLEEEKLEKDVANKYWEKETLKINEELQETKSELKREKTVRKVLEEELNLAKQKTEELRRDKLIAKTRVDNVEKLFEEVEMIIERKTTELKIVGEEKEKLKEELMKEETVRKGLEKELNLAKQVAEELTQDKLRAKTRLENVEKLFEEVEMIVERKTTELKIVEEEKEKLKEELMKEEGLRKVLEEELNLAKQ; via the coding sequence ATGAAGAGAGAGGCGACATTTAGAGATGTGATTGGTCAGCCGACAGAAGAAGAAAGCAAAGACGAAATTGAGAGAAAAAGGAAGGAAACGCAAGATATGAAACATAGACTTAGTGAAGAAGTGGAACTAAACAGGATAAAGGACAATAAAATCCAACAGCTTGAAgaggaaaaactggaaaaggacgtTGCAAATAAATATTGGGAaaaagaaacactcaaaataaacgAAGAGTTGCAAGAGACTAAATCAGAATTGAAACGAGAAAAGACAGTACGAAAGGTATTAGAAGAAGAGCTAAATCTTGCTAAGCAAAAAACAGAAGAACTTAGGAGAGATAAATTGATAGCAAAAACTAGAGTTgataatgttgaaaaattatttgaagaagtagagatgattattgaaagaaagacaacagaactaaaaatagttggagaagagaaagaaaagctaaaagaggagttaatgaaagaAGAGACAGTAAGAAAAGGATTGGAAAAAGAGCTAAATCTAGCTAAGCAAGTAGCAGAAGAACTTACGCAAGATAAATTGAGAGCAAAAACTAGacttgaaaatgttgaaaaattatttgaagaagtaGAGATGATTGTTGAAAGAAAGACAACAGAACtaaaaatagttgaagaagagaaagaaaagctaaaagaggagttaatgaaagaGGAGGGATTAAGGAAAGTATTAGAAGAAGAGCTAAATCTTGCTAAGCAATAA